In Onychostoma macrolepis isolate SWU-2019 chromosome 04, ASM1243209v1, whole genome shotgun sequence, one DNA window encodes the following:
- the ndufa12 gene encoding NADH dehydrogenase [ubiquinone] 1 alpha subcomplex subunit 12 has translation MAEYGNIVRRAVGQLTGHGGVRGFLLQLFRVNDVKTGALVGIDKYGNKYYEDNRYFFGRHRWVIYTTEMNGKNTLWDVDGSMVPAEWHRWLHCMTDDPPTTHPPEPKKFLAKVHQFNNSGTLNCYVPYSTTRKKIHEWVPPKAGEK, from the exons ATGGCGGAGTACGGGAATATAGTGCGGCGGGCCGTGGGTCAGCTCACCGGTCACGGCGGCGTTAGAGGCTTCCTGCTGCAGCTTTTCAG GGTGAACGATGTCAAGACTGGAGCCTTGGTGGGTATTGACAAATATGGCAACAAATACTATGAGGACAACAGATACTTTTTTG GCCGTCATCGATGGGTGATTTACACCACGGAGATGAATGGCAAGAACACTCTGTGGGACGTTGATGGCAGCATGGTCCCTGCCGAATG GCACCGTTGGCTGCACTGCATGACGGATGACCCTCCCACCACTCACCCTCCAGAGCCCAAGAAGTTCCTGGCCAAAGTACATCAGTTCAACAACAGTGGCACACTTAACTGCTACGTACCCTATTCAACCACTCGCAAGAAGATCCACGAGTGGGTGCCACCAAAAGCCGGGGAGAAATAA